A genomic region of Prevotella scopos JCM 17725 contains the following coding sequences:
- the galK gene encoding galactokinase, which produces MDIEFVRSRFIKHFDGKTGNIYFSPGRINLIGEHTDYNGGFVFPGAVDKGIMAEVRPNGTNTVMCYSIDLKDRVEFKVDDPEGPRATWARFIYGMVQEFKALGVDVKGFNIAFAGDVPLGAGMSSSAAMESCFGCALNDLFADNKISKWDIVLAGQATEHKYIGVNCGIMDQFASVFGQEGKLMRLDCRSREFEYFPFDPKGYKLVLVNSKVKHELVGSPYNDRRKSCENVVAAIAEQFPEKKYETLRDANWDELEAVKDKVSAEDYKRAHFVLGEKERVLAVCDALNAGDYETVGQKMYETHHGLSKEYEVSCEELDFLNDVAKEDGVTGSRIMGGGFGGCTINLVKDELYDKFIADVTEKFNAKYGHAPEVYPVVISDGSHKVC; this is translated from the coding sequence ATGGACATTGAATTTGTAAGAAGTCGTTTTATTAAGCACTTCGATGGCAAGACAGGAAACATTTATTTCTCACCAGGACGTATCAATCTCATTGGTGAGCATACCGATTATAATGGTGGTTTCGTATTCCCAGGTGCAGTTGACAAGGGCATCATGGCGGAGGTTCGTCCTAACGGCACAAACACAGTAATGTGCTACTCAATCGACCTCAAGGACCGTGTAGAATTTAAGGTTGACGACCCAGAGGGTCCACGCGCCACATGGGCACGATTCATCTATGGTATGGTTCAGGAGTTTAAGGCGCTCGGCGTTGACGTAAAGGGATTCAACATTGCCTTTGCAGGTGACGTTCCTCTCGGTGCAGGTATGAGTTCTTCTGCTGCTATGGAAAGTTGCTTCGGATGTGCATTGAACGACTTGTTCGCTGATAATAAGATTTCAAAGTGGGACATCGTCCTCGCAGGTCAGGCTACAGAACACAAGTATATCGGTGTGAACTGTGGTATCATGGACCAGTTTGCAAGCGTCTTCGGTCAAGAAGGCAAGCTGATGCGCCTCGACTGCCGTAGCCGTGAATTTGAGTACTTCCCATTCGATCCAAAGGGTTACAAGCTTGTTCTTGTAAACTCTAAGGTTAAACATGAACTCGTTGGTAGCCCATATAACGATCGTCGCAAGAGTTGTGAGAATGTTGTAGCTGCTATCGCTGAGCAGTTCCCAGAGAAGAAGTACGAGACATTGCGTGATGCTAATTGGGATGAGTTAGAGGCTGTCAAAGATAAGGTAAGTGCAGAGGACTACAAGCGTGCACACTTCGTTCTTGGTGAGAAGGAGCGTGTCCTCGCTGTGTGTGATGCACTCAACGCAGGCGACTACGAGACAGTTGGCCAGAAGATGTACGAGACACATCACGGACTCAGCAAGGAGTATGAGGTTAGCTGCGAAGAGCTTGACTTCCTCAACGATGTTGCTAAGGAGGATGGCGTGACAGGTTCGCGCATCATGGGTGGTGGCTTCGGTGGCTGTACCATCAACCTCGTTAAGGACGAGTTGTACGACAAGTTCATTGCTGACGTGACAGAGAAGTTTAATGCCAAGTATGGCCATGCGCCTGAGGTTTATCCTGTTGTCATCAGCGATGGCTCTCACAAGGTTTGCTAA
- a CDS encoding NUDIX hydrolase, whose amino-acid sequence MNTYYKGEPKHLVSVDCIVLGFENKKLQLLVGKRKVEPYSGKLSLYGGFVREDESLKEAANRVLFQCTGINDIYMRQVGAFGETDRDPGDRVISIAYCALINVSDYDQKLLEENDLQWVDINELPELYGDHIEMVQIALAQLRKLINKDPLGFNLLPELFTLTQLQNVHEAILGVEIDKRNFRKRIKQIDFIEKTELIDKITSKRGAALYRINKEIYNEASL is encoded by the coding sequence ATGAATACATACTACAAAGGGGAACCCAAACACCTAGTCTCAGTTGACTGCATCGTCTTGGGTTTTGAAAACAAGAAATTGCAATTACTCGTCGGTAAGCGTAAAGTTGAACCATACAGCGGTAAGTTATCACTCTATGGCGGATTTGTAAGAGAAGACGAGAGTTTGAAAGAAGCAGCGAACAGAGTATTGTTTCAATGTACAGGCATCAATGACATTTACATGCGCCAGGTAGGTGCTTTCGGTGAAACCGATCGTGACCCTGGTGACCGTGTCATCTCAATTGCTTATTGTGCCCTCATCAACGTCTCTGATTACGATCAGAAGTTGTTAGAAGAAAACGACTTGCAATGGGTTGACATCAATGAGCTGCCTGAATTATATGGTGACCATATTGAGATGGTACAGATAGCACTGGCACAACTCCGTAAGCTCATCAACAAGGACCCACTCGGTTTCAATCTTCTTCCAGAGCTCTTCACACTCACCCAGCTTCAGAATGTTCATGAAGCCATCTTAGGTGTTGAGATTGATAAGCGTAACTTCCGTAAACGCATCAAACAAATCGATTTCATAGAGAAGACAGAGCTTATTGATAAGATTACGAGTAAACGTGGTGCAGCATTATATCGCATCAACAAAGAAATATACAACGAGGCCTCACTCTAA
- a CDS encoding transketolase family protein, producing MNDKKLMNRAADNIRILAASMVEKAKSGHPGGAMGGADFINILFSEFLVFDPEKPEWAGRDRFYLDPGHMSPMLYAALTLQRKFTVDDIKQFRQWGSITPGHPERDIAHGIENSSGPLGQGHAYAAGAAVAEKFLEARLGSTMMQHKIYAYISDGGVQEGISAEVGRLAGNLGLNNLIMFYDANDIQLSTECGAVMSEDTAMKYRAWNWNVLKIDGNDPDAIREALVAANKEEHRPTLIIGETVMGKGALQADGSSYEHSIKTHGAPLGGDAYINTIKNLGGDVNDPFKIFPEVQKLYDDRAAELKKIVAKRHEAEAAWEKENPEKAAQMREWFSGKAPKIDWSGLVQKRDIPTRNGSAACLGVLAEQVPNMIVSSADLSNSDKTDGFLNKTHAFTRDDFSGAFFQAGVSELAMACMCIGMMLHGGVITAMGTFFVFSDYMKPAIRMAALMRIPVKFVWSHDAFRVGEDGPTHEPVEQEAQIRLMEKLQNHAGQDSVRVLRPADSDATTVCWQMAMENMDTPTALILSRQNVMSLPEGTDYQQTRKGAYIVTGSDEQYDVILVASGSEVSTCVEGAELLRKDGVKVRVVSAPSEGLFRRQSKEYQEQILPRDAKIFGLTAGLPVTLEGLVGANGKVYGLNSFGFSAPFKVLDEKLGFNPENVYKQVKAFLA from the coding sequence ATGAATGACAAGAAATTAATGAACAGAGCAGCGGATAACATTAGAATTCTCGCAGCGTCTATGGTTGAAAAAGCTAAATCAGGACATCCTGGTGGTGCAATGGGTGGTGCGGACTTTATTAACATCCTTTTCTCTGAATTTCTCGTCTTTGACCCTGAAAAACCTGAATGGGCAGGACGTGACCGATTCTATCTCGATCCTGGTCACATGTCACCAATGCTTTATGCTGCATTAACCCTCCAGAGAAAGTTCACGGTTGATGATATAAAACAATTTCGTCAGTGGGGTTCAATCACCCCAGGACATCCTGAAAGAGATATCGCACATGGAATCGAGAACTCTTCAGGTCCACTCGGTCAAGGTCATGCCTATGCAGCTGGTGCAGCTGTAGCTGAGAAATTCCTCGAAGCACGCCTTGGTAGCACAATGATGCAGCATAAGATTTATGCTTACATCTCTGATGGTGGCGTCCAAGAAGGTATCAGTGCAGAAGTAGGTCGCTTAGCCGGCAACTTGGGCCTTAACAACCTCATCATGTTCTACGATGCCAATGATATTCAGCTTTCTACTGAGTGTGGTGCCGTTATGTCTGAGGACACAGCCATGAAATATCGTGCATGGAACTGGAACGTATTGAAGATTGATGGTAACGACCCTGATGCTATCCGCGAAGCACTCGTTGCTGCAAACAAGGAAGAGCATCGCCCTACCCTTATCATCGGTGAGACTGTGATGGGAAAGGGAGCTCTGCAGGCTGATGGCAGTAGCTACGAACATAGCATTAAAACACATGGCGCACCATTGGGTGGTGACGCCTATATCAATACAATAAAGAATCTTGGTGGTGATGTTAACGACCCATTCAAGATTTTCCCAGAGGTACAGAAGCTCTACGATGATCGTGCAGCTGAGCTCAAGAAGATTGTAGCTAAGCGTCATGAAGCTGAAGCAGCATGGGAGAAAGAGAATCCTGAAAAGGCAGCACAAATGCGTGAATGGTTCTCTGGCAAGGCTCCAAAGATTGATTGGAGCGGTCTGGTACAGAAACGCGACATCCCAACACGTAATGGTTCTGCAGCTTGTCTTGGTGTTCTTGCCGAGCAAGTGCCTAACATGATTGTGTCATCAGCCGATCTCAGCAACTCTGATAAGACGGATGGTTTCCTCAACAAGACACATGCCTTCACACGTGACGACTTCAGCGGTGCCTTCTTCCAGGCAGGTGTTAGCGAGTTAGCAATGGCATGTATGTGTATCGGTATGATGCTTCATGGTGGTGTCATCACTGCAATGGGAACCTTCTTCGTTTTCTCTGACTATATGAAACCAGCTATTCGCATGGCTGCGCTCATGCGTATTCCAGTGAAATTTGTTTGGAGCCACGATGCCTTCCGTGTTGGTGAGGATGGTCCAACGCACGAGCCTGTAGAGCAGGAAGCACAAATCCGCTTGATGGAGAAGTTGCAAAACCATGCTGGACAGGATTCTGTACGTGTACTTCGTCCTGCGGATAGTGATGCCACAACAGTTTGTTGGCAGATGGCAATGGAGAACATGGACACGCCAACAGCACTCATCTTATCACGTCAGAACGTGATGAGTCTGCCAGAGGGAACCGATTACCAACAGACACGTAAGGGTGCTTACATCGTGACAGGCTCTGACGAGCAGTATGATGTTATCCTCGTGGCAAGTGGTTCTGAAGTATCAACCTGCGTAGAAGGAGCTGAGTTGTTACGCAAAGACGGTGTGAAGGTACGCGTCGTTAGCGCACCATCAGAGGGTCTCTTCCGCCGCCAAAGCAAGGAATATCAGGAGCAGATACTGCCAAGAGATGCAAAAATCTTCGGTCTTACCGCTGGTCTTCCTGTGACACTCGAAGGCTTGGTGGGTGCCAATGGTAAGGTATATGGTCTCAACAGCTTCGGTTTCTCAGCACCTTTCAAAGTTCTCGATGAGAAGTTAGGCTTCAACCCAGAGAATGTTTACAAACAAGTAAAAGCATTTTTAGCATAA
- the rpiB gene encoding ribose 5-phosphate isomerase B: MEIKTVGVACDHAGYPLKQFVIQYLEEHKYPYKHFGCNSDLSCDYPDYAHTLAEAIESGEVYPGIAICGSGEGMAITLNKHQGVRAGLAWNKDVAELIRQHNDANVLVLPSRFIDNKTAEKILDAFFKASFEGGRHERRVKKIPVHQE, from the coding sequence ATGGAAATTAAGACAGTAGGAGTTGCCTGCGACCACGCAGGCTATCCATTAAAGCAATTCGTGATCCAATATTTGGAAGAACACAAGTATCCGTATAAGCATTTTGGCTGTAATAGTGATTTGAGTTGTGACTATCCTGACTACGCTCACACACTGGCTGAAGCCATAGAGAGCGGTGAGGTTTATCCAGGTATTGCTATCTGTGGAAGCGGTGAGGGTATGGCTATCACACTTAATAAACATCAAGGAGTACGTGCAGGTTTGGCATGGAACAAGGACGTTGCTGAGTTGATTCGTCAACATAATGATGCTAACGTTCTCGTACTCCCTAGCCGTTTTATCGATAATAAGACTGCTGAAAAGATTCTTGACGCCTTCTTCAAAGCAAGTTTTGAGGGCGGAAGACATGAACGTCGCGTTAAGAAAATTCCTGTTCACCAGGAATAG
- the pyk gene encoding pyruvate kinase, with protein sequence MKQTKIVCSISDRRCDVDFLRKLFFSGMNVVRMNTAHASPEGIKEIIRNTRAVSQHLALLIDTKGPEVRTTAVAEPIHYKVGDMVKIFGRPDVDSTKDIVNVSYPDFARDVKVGDHVLFDDGALDMQVIESVGPMLVAQVQNEGDLGSHKSVNVPGEHIELPALTEKDKSNILLAIEEDIDFIAHSFVRSAADVHAVQKILDEHNSDIKIISKIENQEGVDNIDEIIDASYGIMIARGDLGIEVPIEQIPGIQRSIINKCILKKKPVIVATQMLHTMINNPRPTRAEVTDIANAIYSHTDALMLSGETASGKYPVEAVQTMARIAEAAEQDAHKRGHITVPMINQNDQREFLSRSAIEATEQLGVKGIITDSETGQTARNLAAFRGPHPVLAICYKDKVQRWLNLSYGVIAIYQHRQKSNEEMFTAALRMLRQKGYIELEDKIAYLSGSFGAGGGTSFLEINNVGDVFARKYRFHLPEEVDEGEEEA encoded by the coding sequence ATGAAACAAACAAAGATAGTATGTTCTATTAGCGACCGCCGCTGTGACGTTGACTTCCTAAGAAAGCTTTTCTTCTCAGGAATGAATGTCGTTCGTATGAATACGGCACATGCAAGTCCTGAAGGTATTAAGGAGATTATTCGCAATACACGTGCTGTGTCTCAGCACTTGGCTTTACTGATTGATACCAAGGGACCAGAGGTGAGAACCACAGCTGTGGCGGAGCCTATTCATTATAAAGTAGGCGATATGGTGAAGATTTTCGGTCGTCCTGATGTGGATTCAACAAAGGACATCGTGAATGTTTCTTACCCTGACTTCGCACGTGATGTGAAGGTTGGCGATCATGTCCTCTTTGATGATGGCGCTTTAGATATGCAGGTTATCGAGAGTGTTGGTCCGATGTTAGTGGCGCAGGTGCAGAATGAAGGTGATCTTGGCTCACACAAGAGTGTGAATGTACCTGGTGAGCACATCGAACTACCAGCGCTTACAGAAAAAGATAAATCGAACATCTTGTTGGCGATAGAGGAAGATATTGACTTCATCGCTCACTCTTTTGTACGTTCAGCAGCTGATGTTCATGCCGTTCAGAAGATACTTGATGAGCATAACTCTGATATAAAGATTATTTCAAAGATTGAGAATCAGGAGGGAGTTGATAATATTGACGAGATTATTGATGCTTCATACGGTATTATGATTGCACGTGGTGACTTAGGTATTGAGGTTCCTATCGAGCAGATTCCTGGTATTCAGCGTAGCATCATCAATAAGTGTATCTTGAAGAAGAAGCCTGTTATCGTGGCTACTCAGATGTTGCACACGATGATAAACAATCCTCGTCCTACTCGTGCAGAGGTGACGGATATCGCAAATGCTATCTATAGTCACACCGATGCGTTGATGTTGAGTGGTGAGACAGCAAGCGGTAAGTATCCTGTTGAGGCTGTACAGACGATGGCACGTATTGCTGAGGCGGCAGAGCAGGATGCACATAAGCGTGGACATATCACTGTTCCGATGATTAATCAGAATGACCAGCGTGAGTTCTTGTCACGAAGTGCAATTGAGGCAACTGAGCAATTGGGTGTAAAGGGCATTATCACTGATAGCGAGACAGGTCAGACTGCTCGTAATCTTGCGGCTTTCCGTGGTCCACATCCAGTGTTGGCTATCTGCTACAAGGATAAGGTGCAGCGTTGGTTGAATCTTAGCTATGGTGTGATTGCTATTTATCAGCATCGCCAAAAGTCTAACGAGGAGATGTTTACGGCTGCATTGCGTATGCTCCGCCAGAAGGGGTATATAGAGTTAGAGGATAAGATCGCTTATCTTTCTGGTTCATTCGGTGCTGGTGGTGGCACAAGCTTCCTTGAGATTAATAATGTGGGTGATGTCTTTGCACGTAAGTATCGCTTCCACCTTCCTGAAGAAGTTGACGAAGGTGAAGAGGAGGCTTAA
- the dinB gene encoding DNA polymerase IV: MRKIIHIDMDAFFASVEQRDNPELRGKPIAVGFDGPRGVVSTASYEARVYGVHSAMSMAQAKRRCSQLIVVPSHFDKYKEVSRQIHAVFHEYTDLVEPISLDEAFLDVTDNKMGIELAVDVAKEIKQKIFERTSLTASAGISYNKLLAKIASDMRKPNGIFTVHPDRALDFIGKLPVEKLWGVGPKTADRMYEMGVFTGEQLRQISHEHLVQVFGKMGHVYYDFSRGIDNRPVVVAHERKSVGCERTFLEDLHIESKIIIELYHITLELVERLERTDFKGRTLTLKLKWDATTQITRSITQDKILRAKDDILPLAKQLLKDTDYHDRPIRLMGLSVSSPDNTDGNAEPKPMWIEGLLPFKED; encoded by the coding sequence ATGCGTAAAATTATTCACATTGACATGGATGCTTTCTTTGCTTCGGTTGAGCAACGAGATAATCCAGAACTCCGTGGTAAGCCGATTGCTGTTGGCTTCGACGGACCACGTGGTGTGGTATCTACAGCCAGCTACGAGGCACGTGTCTATGGCGTGCATTCGGCAATGTCAATGGCGCAGGCGAAACGGCGTTGTTCGCAGCTGATTGTTGTCCCTAGTCATTTCGATAAATATAAGGAAGTTTCACGACAAATTCATGCTGTTTTTCATGAATATACTGATTTGGTTGAACCCATCTCATTGGATGAGGCTTTTCTTGATGTGACTGACAACAAAATGGGAATAGAACTTGCCGTTGATGTGGCTAAGGAAATCAAACAGAAGATATTCGAACGTACTTCGCTAACAGCTTCTGCTGGTATTAGTTATAATAAACTATTAGCGAAGATTGCCTCAGATATGCGCAAACCGAATGGTATCTTCACAGTGCATCCCGACCGTGCGCTTGATTTTATTGGCAAGCTCCCAGTGGAGAAACTATGGGGCGTAGGTCCAAAGACAGCTGACCGAATGTATGAAATGGGGGTTTTCACAGGTGAACAACTCAGACAAATATCGCATGAACACCTTGTGCAGGTGTTTGGCAAGATGGGGCATGTCTATTATGATTTCTCACGTGGGATTGACAATCGTCCAGTTGTCGTTGCACATGAACGTAAGTCAGTAGGGTGTGAACGCACGTTCCTTGAGGATTTACACATTGAGTCAAAGATTATCATCGAACTCTATCATATCACCCTCGAATTAGTTGAACGATTGGAGAGGACGGATTTCAAAGGTAGAACGCTTACGCTAAAACTCAAGTGGGATGCAACAACACAGATAACGCGCAGTATTACACAGGATAAAATCCTCCGAGCGAAAGACGATATCCTACCCCTTGCCAAGCAGTTGTTGAAAGATACGGACTATCACGACCGCCCCATCCGACTGATGGGACTGTCGGTTTCTTCGCCTGATAACACCGATGGGAATGCTGAACCCAAGCCGATGTGGATAGAGGGGTTGCTGCCTTTTAAAGAAGATTAA
- a CDS encoding sugar transferase: MREIESHDTMGKFQRSLKRTFDIVAALLGLILCLPLFLIISVLITYQSNGPIFFRQIRIGYKGRPFAIYKFRTMSSVVEENGPQLVANCDNTNSTRLEQFLRGHHLDELPQLWNVLRGDMSFVGPRPERKYFIDKIMEQTDSYHLIYQMRPGLTSEATLYNGYTDTMEKMLRRMDMDIHYLENRTLWLDFTIVIKTVLKILTGKKF, translated from the coding sequence ATGAGAGAAATTGAGAGTCATGATACCATGGGAAAGTTTCAACGAAGTTTGAAGCGTACCTTCGACATTGTTGCAGCTCTCTTAGGACTCATCCTCTGCTTACCACTTTTTCTCATTATCAGTGTTCTTATTACTTATCAAAGTAATGGTCCGATATTCTTCCGACAGATACGTATCGGATATAAAGGACGTCCCTTTGCCATCTATAAGTTTCGTACAATGAGTAGTGTCGTGGAGGAGAATGGGCCACAACTTGTTGCAAATTGTGACAACACGAACTCCACCCGGCTAGAACAGTTCCTGCGTGGACACCATCTAGATGAACTGCCACAACTTTGGAACGTACTGCGTGGTGACATGTCATTTGTGGGACCACGTCCTGAACGCAAGTACTTCATTGACAAGATTATGGAGCAAACTGACAGTTATCACCTCATCTACCAAATGCGACCAGGACTCACTTCAGAGGCCACACTCTATAATGGATACACTGACACAATGGAAAAGATGCTCAGACGAATGGATATGGACATCCATTATCTAGAGAATCGCACCTTGTGGTTGGACTTTACCATCGTCATTAAGACGGTTCTAAAAATTCTTACAGGAAAGAAATTCTAA